In bacterium, the following proteins share a genomic window:
- a CDS encoding radical SAM protein codes for MALNVSAINSVNLHKLLRRTLEPIAYASDASFVKPSNVTLSLTDRCNLRCPTCCFWKTPDSVKETELTLDEMVKLLRQLREWLGPFELGLTGGEPFLRPEIFDLLNEADKLGIRTITVNNGSLLPPRRIEQLKKTPIYQISFSLNHLDPEKHDETRGFPGSAERIFKAIDELNYADRHFRLTLATILMGFNIDHLPEMVKWVEEKGLDGITFQILYFESGNDDYEPGWYKSSPFWDDDADKINRGMDKLIEMRRGGAPITNSVEQMEYMRRYLLNPEGEQDIPCKVGVANIDIEPNGDVRLCDVMETVGNVREMHPRDIWKSMAARQRRIEIHGCKAACRIKTCNFRKPLTAIARDQLLRTK; via the coding sequence ATGGCTTTGAACGTTTCCGCGATCAACAGTGTGAATCTGCATAAACTCCTGCGTCGAACGCTGGAGCCGATCGCCTATGCTTCGGATGCATCATTCGTGAAGCCGAGCAACGTGACGCTGTCGCTTACCGATCGCTGCAACCTGCGCTGTCCGACCTGCTGTTTCTGGAAGACGCCTGACAGTGTCAAAGAAACCGAGCTGACGCTTGACGAAATGGTGAAGCTGCTCCGTCAGCTCCGTGAATGGCTGGGGCCATTCGAGTTAGGCCTGACAGGTGGCGAGCCGTTCCTGCGCCCGGAGATCTTCGATCTGCTCAACGAGGCCGACAAGCTGGGCATTCGCACGATCACCGTCAACAACGGGAGCTTGCTTCCCCCGCGGCGGATTGAGCAGTTGAAGAAGACGCCGATTTACCAGATCAGTTTCTCTCTGAATCATCTCGATCCGGAGAAACACGACGAGACACGCGGCTTTCCCGGCAGCGCAGAGCGCATCTTCAAAGCCATCGATGAGCTCAATTACGCCGACAGGCACTTCCGCTTGACGCTGGCGACGATCCTGATGGGCTTCAACATCGATCACCTCCCCGAGATGGTGAAGTGGGTCGAGGAGAAGGGACTGGATGGCATTACGTTCCAGATCCTGTACTTCGAGAGCGGCAACGACGATTATGAGCCCGGATGGTACAAGAGCAGTCCCTTCTGGGATGACGATGCGGACAAGATTAATCGCGGCATGGATAAATTGATCGAGATGCGCCGGGGGGGTGCCCCGATCACCAACAGCGTCGAGCAGATGGAGTACATGCGCCGCTATCTGCTCAATCCCGAGGGCGAACAGGACATTCCCTGTAAGGTCGGCGTTGCGAACATCGACATCGAGCCCAACGGCGATGTGCGCCTCTGCGACGTCATGGAAACCGTGGGGAACGTGCGCGAGATGCACCCGCGGGACATCTGGAAATCCATGGCTGCTCGCCAGCGCCGCATCGAAATCCACGGCTGCAAAGCCGCCTGCCGAATCAAGACCTGCAACTTCCGCAAGCCCCTGACCGCAATCGCGCGGGATCAGCTCCTTCGAACGAAGTGA
- a CDS encoding TIGR01777 family oxidoreductase — protein MPRYTCKTLMPVSAEELYAWHTRPGAFERLTPPWEDVEIISPPDGLEDGSEVVLQVNNGPIGVKWVARHHGVQPGREFRDRQVAGPFASWEHRHRMIPRDDRSSYLEDQVEYQVPLGLIGRKFAGSMVRHRIDRMFRYRHEVTRNDLHAHLKGDAEPMRILISGSTGLVGGRLVSFLTSGGHDVVRLVRSRRPGDESSLLWDPTTGLCDDSSRLEGFDAVIHLAGESIASGRWTAAQKRRIEDSRVQGTRVLAEALARCETKPKVLLCASAIGYYGDRGAEKLSESAAPGRGFLAQVAEKWEAASQPAADAGIRVVNLRFGMILSPKGGALKKMLPAFKFGFGGRLGSGEQCVSWIALDDVVGAIHHVLGNDHISGPINLVSPNSVSNNDFAATLASVLGRPKGPPAPRFALRLALGDMADELLLAGANVHPVKLQETDYEFLYPRLEDALRHLLGR, from the coding sequence ATGCCGCGTTACACCTGCAAAACCCTGATGCCCGTCTCCGCCGAGGAGCTCTACGCCTGGCACACCCGGCCTGGAGCCTTCGAGCGGCTGACTCCACCGTGGGAAGACGTCGAAATCATTTCGCCGCCGGACGGCTTGGAGGACGGCAGCGAGGTAGTCCTTCAGGTTAACAATGGTCCCATCGGGGTGAAATGGGTGGCGCGCCATCACGGTGTACAACCCGGGCGGGAATTCCGTGATCGCCAGGTTGCCGGGCCGTTCGCCTCGTGGGAGCACCGTCACCGGATGATCCCGCGGGATGACCGCTCAAGCTACCTGGAAGATCAGGTCGAATATCAGGTGCCGTTGGGCTTGATTGGCCGGAAGTTTGCAGGTTCGATGGTGCGTCATCGGATCGATCGCATGTTCCGTTATCGTCACGAGGTCACACGTAATGACTTGCACGCCCATCTCAAGGGGGACGCCGAGCCGATGCGGATTCTGATCAGCGGTTCGACAGGGCTTGTGGGCGGCCGTCTCGTGTCGTTCCTGACATCGGGTGGGCACGACGTTGTCCGGCTTGTGCGTTCGCGGCGACCGGGGGACGAGAGTTCTCTGTTGTGGGATCCAACGACCGGCCTGTGTGACGATTCGTCCCGACTGGAGGGCTTTGACGCCGTCATTCATCTGGCGGGGGAGAGCATCGCCTCGGGTCGATGGACGGCCGCGCAGAAGCGCCGGATTGAGGACAGCCGAGTTCAGGGGACTCGAGTCCTGGCCGAAGCGCTTGCCCGGTGCGAGACGAAGCCGAAGGTCCTGCTGTGTGCCTCCGCGATCGGCTACTACGGCGACCGGGGGGCGGAGAAGTTGAGCGAATCTGCCGCACCTGGGCGCGGATTTCTGGCACAGGTGGCAGAGAAATGGGAGGCCGCGAGCCAGCCGGCAGCGGACGCCGGGATTCGCGTCGTGAATTTGCGGTTCGGCATGATCCTCAGCCCCAAGGGTGGCGCGCTGAAGAAGATGTTGCCGGCATTCAAGTTCGGCTTCGGCGGTCGGCTCGGTTCCGGGGAACAATGTGTCAGTTGGATCGCCCTCGACGACGTTGTCGGCGCCATTCATCATGTCCTGGGGAACGACCACATTTCCGGCCCGATTAATCTGGTTTCGCCAAATTCGGTCAGTAACAATGACTTCGCCGCGACGTTGGCGAGCGTCCTGGGGCGCCCGAAAGGACCGCCTGCGCCTCGGTTTGCGCTGCGCCTGGCACTTGGCGATATGGCGGATGAACTTCTGTTGGCAGGGGCCAACGTCCATCCCGTGAAGCTGCAGGAAACCGACTACGAATTTCTCTATCCCCGCCTGGAAGATGCCCTTCGGCATCTGCTCGGGCGATAG
- a CDS encoding MerR family transcriptional regulator, with product MTPKSPKQKLLSIGKVARETGLSIDTLRMWERRYGAPQSIRLPSGHRRYAADEVERLQIAARALQAGYRASQVAAMPLDQLRAMLRAGRRKSELPTYITESGSELDRQDLAVIEDWIDAAVRFDELTLTSGFLESWGRLGPMRFLQERAAPFLKRVGDSWASGELSIADEHFAGERLGDFLSSIWRRRNEQTIGPKVVLATLPDELHHLGLQMAATVVTLADCRAIYVGASSPPDEIARAVRQSGAPIVAISASATMPKAQVREHLTALRRELHPEVELVCGGESAPDPGEVPGITVITVLQDFQDWLKARSASVPA from the coding sequence ATGACCCCGAAGTCGCCCAAACAGAAGCTACTGAGCATCGGCAAGGTTGCCCGCGAGACGGGATTGAGCATCGACACGCTGCGCATGTGGGAGCGCCGCTACGGGGCGCCCCAGTCCATTCGGCTTCCGTCCGGGCACCGTCGATATGCGGCGGATGAAGTCGAGCGCCTGCAGATTGCGGCGAGGGCGTTGCAGGCCGGTTATCGTGCCAGCCAGGTTGCCGCGATGCCGCTCGACCAATTGCGCGCAATGCTGCGCGCAGGGCGTCGAAAGAGCGAACTGCCAACCTACATCACGGAATCCGGAAGCGAACTGGACCGGCAGGACCTGGCAGTGATCGAGGATTGGATCGACGCGGCCGTGCGGTTCGATGAGCTCACGCTGACTTCCGGGTTCCTGGAATCATGGGGGCGGTTGGGGCCGATGCGGTTTCTGCAGGAGCGCGCGGCTCCCTTTCTGAAGCGCGTCGGGGACAGTTGGGCCTCCGGCGAACTGTCGATTGCCGACGAGCACTTCGCAGGCGAGCGCCTGGGCGATTTCCTCTCTTCCATTTGGAGGCGACGCAACGAACAGACGATCGGGCCGAAGGTCGTCCTCGCAACTTTGCCTGACGAGTTGCATCATCTCGGACTGCAGATGGCGGCTACGGTCGTGACGCTGGCGGATTGCCGGGCCATCTATGTCGGCGCCTCCTCGCCCCCGGATGAAATTGCTCGAGCTGTTCGACAGTCGGGTGCTCCCATAGTAGCGATCAGCGCATCTGCGACGATGCCGAAGGCACAGGTTCGAGAGCATCTGACCGCACTCCGGAGAGAACTTCATCCTGAAGTGGAACTTGTCTGCGGAGGAGAAAGCGCGCCCGATCCTGGTGAGGTCCCCGGAATCACCGTGATTACTGTGCTCCAGGACTTTCAGGATTGGCTGAAAGCCCGAAGCGCCAGCGTACCTGCCTAG
- the rimM gene encoding ribosome maturation factor RimM (Essential for efficient processing of 16S rRNA) yields the protein MTPDNQSDPWVAVAVVLRPHGLDGTMRLKPLTGQDDDLLQVGIRQFRVRNKGRVMDEPLTLRDGTLRQGLLYVHFEGIHDRTAAEKFTNCDLVIPEDERWDLPAGEYYADDLVGLEVRDEAGKPIGKVLRADNGSAHDYLILSLEGVKAKETMLPLLPDFVPLMNIADGFVEVRIPEGLLD from the coding sequence ATGACCCCGGACAATCAATCTGATCCGTGGGTGGCCGTGGCTGTCGTCCTGCGGCCCCACGGGTTGGACGGAACCATGCGCCTCAAGCCCCTGACAGGCCAGGATGACGACCTTCTACAGGTCGGGATTCGTCAGTTCCGCGTTCGAAACAAGGGACGCGTGATGGACGAGCCGCTCACTCTCCGTGACGGCACCCTGCGTCAGGGGCTTTTGTACGTCCACTTCGAAGGCATTCATGATCGAACTGCTGCTGAGAAGTTCACCAACTGCGATCTTGTGATTCCCGAAGACGAGCGTTGGGACTTGCCCGCGGGCGAGTACTACGCCGACGACCTCGTTGGTCTCGAAGTTCGCGATGAGGCGGGCAAACCTATCGGCAAGGTCCTCCGCGCCGACAACGGATCTGCCCACGATTATCTTATCCTGAGCCTTGAAGGTGTGAAGGCAAAGGAGACCATGCTTCCGCTGCTTCCCGACTTCGTTCCCCTGATGAATATCGCCGATGGGTTCGTTGAAGTCCGGATTCCGGAAGGACTGTTGGATTGA
- the lpxB gene encoding lipid-A-disaccharide synthase — protein MATDDPKQREIRLFVIAGENSGDIHAANLFRGLKRIYPRFRAWGLGGPQMESVGVKLRANIVEDLAIIGIVGVITNFPEIRRLFNDTVRFLERKRPDAILLVDYPGFNIRIAREAKRLGIPVIWYISPQIWAWHRSRLYTLAKLVDKMIVIFPFEVGLYKEENVDVVHVGHPLFDLVKIDMTREEVCAEFGLDPNRPIISIVPGSRRKEVDHFLQLLLEGAQRYHEMVPDTQFVIIRATTIAREQLEKVINRVELDFEPVIVDRLRYNMRNWSDFSWVKSGTSTLEAAILAAPMLIVYRVNFLTWVIGKQVFSIGHIGLPNIVAGDRIVPELLQDEFTPRNLAEKTHFYMTNKQAYDEMVADLAEVRDKLGGPGASEKAARAVLEVCGVDPIEAPQAEKPSPENQTTDEIE, from the coding sequence ATGGCCACCGACGACCCCAAGCAGCGTGAGATCCGCCTCTTTGTAATCGCGGGCGAGAATTCCGGCGACATTCACGCCGCGAATCTCTTCCGTGGTCTGAAGCGGATCTACCCGCGCTTCCGCGCGTGGGGACTCGGTGGGCCGCAGATGGAAAGCGTCGGCGTCAAGCTGCGCGCCAACATCGTTGAGGACCTTGCCATCATCGGCATCGTCGGCGTGATTACGAACTTTCCGGAAATCCGGCGCCTCTTCAACGACACGGTGAGGTTCCTCGAGAGGAAGCGGCCCGACGCCATTCTTCTTGTCGACTATCCCGGCTTCAATATTCGTATTGCCCGCGAAGCGAAACGCCTTGGCATCCCGGTCATCTGGTACATCAGCCCGCAAATCTGGGCCTGGCATCGCAGCCGTCTGTATACATTGGCGAAACTCGTCGACAAGATGATCGTCATCTTCCCGTTCGAGGTCGGCCTTTACAAGGAAGAGAATGTCGACGTCGTGCACGTCGGGCATCCGTTGTTCGATCTTGTGAAGATCGACATGACGCGCGAGGAAGTTTGCGCCGAGTTCGGCCTCGATCCGAATCGCCCCATCATCAGCATTGTTCCCGGCAGCCGTCGAAAAGAAGTCGATCACTTCCTGCAGTTGTTGCTCGAGGGCGCCCAGCGTTATCACGAGATGGTGCCGGATACGCAGTTCGTGATCATTCGCGCCACGACCATCGCGCGCGAACAACTTGAGAAAGTCATCAATCGCGTCGAGCTCGACTTCGAGCCCGTGATCGTTGATCGTCTGCGCTACAACATGCGCAACTGGTCTGACTTCTCTTGGGTGAAGTCAGGCACGTCGACGTTGGAAGCCGCGATCCTTGCGGCACCGATGCTGATTGTCTATCGCGTGAACTTCCTGACCTGGGTGATCGGCAAGCAAGTCTTCTCTATCGGTCACATCGGATTGCCGAACATTGTAGCCGGTGATCGCATTGTGCCGGAACTCCTGCAGGATGAATTCACCCCGCGCAACCTGGCAGAGAAGACACACTTCTACATGACCAACAAGCAGGCCTACGACGAAATGGTCGCGGACCTGGCGGAAGTGCGTGACAAGCTCGGCGGCCCGGGTGCATCGGAGAAGGCGGCGCGCGCCGTTCTCGAGGTCTGCGGCGTCGACCCAATCGAAGCTCCCCAAGCGGAAAAACCCTCCCCTGAAAATCAAACTACAGACGAGATCGAGTAA
- a CDS encoding decaprenyl-phosphate phosphoribosyltransferase gives MGSLKSGFRKDCWIEPMIVAFLKALRPKQWVKNLLLFAGIVFARRWDDPQMIMNAVIGFVVFCALSGVVYIVNDIIDVEQDRKHPKKCKRAIASGAISPVAAGIGGAILATIAIGYSFLYLPLPFAILAVTYFILVSLYSLKLKHAVVLDILLIALGFVLRALAGIEVIRIEGAVIEVTSYFLLTTLFLALFLAIAKRRNELVMLGTGAGSHRKVLEDYSTEFLDVMLTVATAGTLFSYALWTTQGQFATGGSESGNGNTYLLVLTLPFVLYGMFRYLWLVFKRDEGGAPELLLLEDYPLLTTVVLWMITVVAVLARLR, from the coding sequence ATGGGTTCGTTGAAGTCCGGATTCCGGAAGGACTGTTGGATTGAGCCGATGATCGTTGCCTTTCTGAAAGCCCTGCGGCCCAAGCAATGGGTGAAGAACCTGCTCCTGTTTGCGGGCATCGTGTTCGCCCGGCGCTGGGACGATCCCCAGATGATTATGAATGCCGTCATCGGCTTTGTGGTCTTCTGTGCGCTCAGTGGCGTCGTTTACATTGTCAACGACATCATCGACGTCGAGCAGGATCGCAAGCATCCCAAGAAGTGCAAGCGCGCCATTGCTTCCGGGGCGATTTCGCCCGTCGCGGCGGGCATCGGCGGAGCAATCCTGGCCACCATCGCGATCGGTTACAGTTTCCTGTATCTGCCATTGCCGTTCGCGATTCTGGCAGTGACCTACTTCATCCTGGTCTCGCTTTACTCGCTGAAGTTGAAGCACGCGGTCGTGCTGGATATTCTGCTGATTGCGCTCGGATTTGTTTTGCGGGCGCTGGCCGGCATCGAAGTCATCCGCATCGAAGGCGCCGTGATCGAGGTGACGTCGTACTTCCTGCTCACGACGCTTTTCCTGGCTCTTTTCCTGGCCATTGCGAAGCGCAGGAATGAACTCGTGATGCTGGGCACCGGCGCTGGCAGCCACCGCAAGGTTCTCGAAGACTACTCGACGGAATTCCTGGACGTTATGCTGACGGTTGCAACCGCCGGCACGCTGTTCAGCTATGCCCTCTGGACCACGCAGGGCCAGTTCGCCACGGGCGGATCGGAATCCGGGAACGGCAACACGTACCTGCTTGTCTTGACGCTGCCGTTTGTGCTGTACGGGATGTTTCGGTATCTTTGGCTGGTGTTCAAGCGCGACGAGGGGGGCGCGCCCGAACTGCTGTTATTGGAGGATTACCCCCTTCTGACGACCGTCGTGCTTTGGATGATTACGGTCGTTGCAGTCCTGGCGCGCCTGCGCTAG
- the der gene encoding ribosome biogenesis GTPase Der — MSKRLPIVAIVGRPNVGKSTLFNRIIGKRRALVHDQPGLTRDRHYGHAVYRERPFTVIDTGGYEDATNSPMLTLMREQTLIAVQEADRIVFVTENEIVNDPIDQEIIERLRASGKPFYLVVNKSDDPNRRLQAISDFSLYGLDQVYPISALHGEGVFDLLDDLTEEFSERDDEEVDPRKGPIKIALVGKVNVGKSTLANRLLGMNRMIASDIPGTTRDSIDSVVRVDGEEFILIDTAGIRRRAKTEKGAETLSVHSSFAAIDRADVALLILDATQEISNQDARIAGYILEAGCACAIVLNKWDAVKNRDDYGKYIQSVREEFKFLRWAPILTISASTGQRTHRIWELIRKCAENYRREMSTSDLNRILEQAKAHVSPPITGRKALKINYVTQTGYCPPALSFFVNDPDLLHFSYERYLQNQFRRQLDLEGTPLRFRFRRKGKDRLREDSRGPAKAPPMQRVYDLDESEFEAGVYEQEDE; from the coding sequence ATGAGTAAGCGTCTCCCCATTGTTGCGATTGTGGGCCGGCCGAACGTCGGCAAGTCTACCCTGTTTAACCGAATCATTGGCAAGCGCCGGGCCCTGGTGCATGACCAACCGGGCCTGACCCGCGACCGGCATTATGGTCATGCGGTCTACCGCGAGCGTCCCTTCACCGTAATCGACACCGGCGGCTACGAAGATGCGACCAACTCGCCGATGCTGACGCTGATGCGCGAGCAGACCTTGATCGCAGTTCAGGAAGCCGACCGTATCGTTTTTGTAACCGAGAACGAGATCGTCAACGATCCGATCGATCAGGAAATCATCGAACGCCTGCGCGCTTCGGGAAAGCCCTTCTACCTGGTTGTCAACAAGTCGGACGATCCGAATCGCCGCCTCCAGGCGATCTCGGACTTCTCGCTCTACGGTCTGGACCAGGTCTACCCGATCTCCGCGCTGCACGGCGAAGGCGTCTTCGATCTCCTCGATGATTTGACGGAGGAATTCAGCGAGCGCGACGATGAGGAAGTCGACCCGCGCAAGGGGCCGATCAAGATCGCTCTCGTCGGCAAGGTCAACGTCGGCAAGTCAACCCTCGCCAACCGTCTGCTCGGAATGAATCGCATGATCGCGTCGGATATTCCCGGCACGACGCGCGACTCGATCGATTCGGTCGTTCGTGTCGATGGCGAAGAATTCATCCTCATTGACACGGCGGGCATTCGGCGGCGCGCCAAGACCGAGAAGGGAGCCGAGACGCTGTCCGTGCACTCCTCCTTTGCGGCGATCGATCGAGCCGACGTGGCGTTGCTGATTCTCGATGCGACCCAGGAGATCTCCAACCAGGATGCCCGGATCGCCGGCTACATTCTCGAGGCCGGGTGTGCATGCGCGATCGTCCTGAACAAGTGGGACGCCGTGAAGAATCGCGACGACTACGGCAAGTACATCCAGAGCGTGCGCGAGGAGTTCAAGTTCTTGCGCTGGGCCCCAATCTTGACAATCTCGGCCTCCACTGGCCAGCGCACTCATCGCATCTGGGAACTGATTCGCAAGTGCGCCGAGAATTACCGCCGAGAGATGTCCACCTCTGATTTGAATCGCATCCTCGAACAGGCGAAGGCCCACGTTTCGCCGCCCATCACCGGGCGCAAGGCGCTGAAGATCAATTACGTCACGCAGACCGGCTACTGCCCGCCGGCCCTCAGTTTCTTCGTGAACGACCCGGACCTTCTACATTTCAGTTACGAGCGCTACCTGCAGAACCAGTTCCGTCGCCAGTTGGACCTGGAGGGGACGCCGCTGCGCTTCCGATTCCGCCGCAAGGGGAAGGACCGACTTCGCGAAGATTCTCGCGGTCCCGCGAAGGCTCCCCCCATGCAGCGCGTATATGATTTAGACGAATCGGAATTCGAAGCCGGCGTCTACGAACAGGAAGACGAATAG
- a CDS encoding Gfo/Idh/MocA family oxidoreductase produces the protein MSEKIRVGVIGVGHLGQHHARIYAESPNAELLYVCDTHGHQGRTIARKFGAKATKKYSDMIGKVDAVSIATPTVSHFDIAHELLESGVHCLVEKPICTTVVEAAKLSILAGQKNLILQVGHIEHFNVAVQRFKEVLTQPLFIECHRLGPFNPRVKDIGVVLDLMIHDIDIILRIVNSPVEHIEATGVAILTNKEDIANARIRFQNGCIANITCSRVTPKPMRKLRVFQDNAYISLDYAKQTMEIHRRFERKGSLKPNEPRYYIETEKKRVKRKEPLKLELEHFLDCIRQGRTPQTTGEQAMEALDIVIKITEMIRQTTVPFIDVPAVPPPTEESGA, from the coding sequence ATGAGTGAGAAAATTCGCGTTGGCGTAATCGGCGTTGGCCACCTGGGCCAGCACCACGCCCGCATCTACGCAGAAAGCCCGAATGCCGAGTTGCTCTACGTCTGCGATACGCATGGCCATCAGGGCCGCACCATCGCACGCAAGTTTGGCGCAAAGGCGACGAAGAAATACAGCGACATGATTGGCAAGGTGGATGCTGTCAGCATCGCGACGCCCACCGTTAGCCACTTCGATATTGCGCACGAGTTGCTCGAGAGCGGCGTTCATTGTCTCGTTGAAAAGCCGATCTGCACGACCGTTGTGGAAGCCGCGAAGCTCTCCATCCTGGCCGGGCAGAAAAACCTGATTCTTCAGGTCGGCCACATCGAGCACTTCAACGTCGCGGTCCAGCGATTCAAGGAAGTCCTGACTCAGCCGCTGTTCATCGAATGCCACCGCCTCGGGCCGTTCAACCCGCGCGTGAAGGACATTGGCGTCGTGCTCGATCTGATGATCCACGACATCGACATCATCCTTCGCATTGTGAACTCCCCGGTCGAGCACATTGAAGCGACCGGCGTCGCGATTCTGACCAACAAGGAAGACATCGCGAACGCTCGTATTCGTTTCCAGAATGGTTGCATCGCGAACATCACGTGCTCGCGCGTCACGCCGAAGCCAATGCGCAAGCTGCGCGTCTTCCAGGACAACGCCTACATCTCGCTCGATTACGCGAAGCAGACGATGGAGATCCACCGGCGCTTCGAGCGCAAGGGCTCGCTGAAACCGAACGAACCGCGCTACTACATCGAAACCGAGAAGAAACGCGTGAAGCGCAAGGAGCCGCTCAAGCTCGAGCTCGAGCATTTCCTGGATTGTATCCGCCAGGGTCGCACGCCGCAAACCACCGGCGAGCAGGCAATGGAAGCGCTCGATATCGTCATCAAGATCACCGAGATGATCCGCCAGACGACAGTGCCTTTCATCGACGTTCCGGCGGTGCCGCCGCCGACCGAGGAGAGTGGCGCTTAG